A window of Pseudomonas alcaliphila JAB1 genomic DNA:
CGGCGCTGATCACCTTCTTCGTTGCCAAGATGGCCGAGGAGCTGCGCCGCCAGGACGAGCTGCGCGCCGAACGCCGCGAGGAAAGCCTGCGTGACCAGCAACTGCTGGCCGTGGCCACTCAGGCCGCTGGCGCCGCCCATGAACTGGGTACGCCGCTGGGCACCATGAGCGTGCTGCTCAAGGAGCTGCGCCAGGAGTATCGCGACAAGCCGGCGCTGCAGGATGATCTGGCCCTGCTGCAGGAGCAGGTCAAACTGTGCAAGTACACCCTGCAGCAACTGGTGCGCGCCGCCGAGAACGATCGGCGTCAGGCAGTGGTGGAGCAGTCCTGTGTCGAATGGCTGGAAACCACTCTGAATCGCTGGCATCTGATGCGTCCCGAGGCCAGCTACCGCTATCAATGCCTGGGCCGCGGCACGCCACCGCGCATCATGCCACCGGCCGATCTCACCCAGGCGCTGCTCAATCTGCTCAACAACGCCGCCGACGCCTGCCCGGACAAACTCGACATTCGCCTGGACTGGGATCACCAGTGGCTGCGCCTGAGCATCCGCGACCACGGCGCCGGCGTGCCGCTGGCCATCGCCGAGCAGCTTGGGCGGCCCTTCTTCACCACCAAGGGCAAGGGGTTCGGCCTGGGGCTGTTCCTCAGCCAGGCCAGCGTGACCCGTGCTGGTGGCACGGTTAAGTTGTATAACCATGAAGAAGGCGGCACCCTCACAGAATTGAAGTTGCCGCGAGCCTATGGCGTGGCCTGACAAGGAAAACCCAGCATGAGCGACGAATCCCTGTTCGAAGGCGAAGAGCAGCCCCATCTGCTGCTGGTCGATGACGACCCCACCTTTACCCGCGTGATGGCGCGTGCCATGAGCCGCCGCGGTCTGCGTGTATCCACCGCCTCCAGCGCCGAAGAAGGCCTGGCCCTGGCCAAGGACGACCTGCCGGATTACGCCGTGGTCGACCTGAAGATGGAGGGCGACTCCGGTCTGGTGCTGCTGCCCAAGCTGCTGGAGCTGGACGCCGAGATGCGTGTGGTGATCCTCACCGGCTATTCCAGCATCGCCACCGCGGTGGAGGCGATCAAGCGTGGCGCGGCCAACTACCTGTGCAAACCGGCCGATGCCGACGACGTGCTCACCGCGCTGCTTTCCGAGCATGCCGACCTCGACAGCCTGGTGCCGGAAAACCCCATGTCGGTGGACCGCCTGCAGTGGGAGCATATCCAGCGCGTGCTGGCCGAACACGAGGGCAACATCTCCGCCACTGCCCGTGCCCTGGGCATGCACCGCCGCACCCTGCAGCGCAAGTTGCAGAAGCGTCCGGTGCGGCGCTAAGCCTTGGTATGCCTGGGCTCGTAGGGTGGGCTTCAGCCCACCAGGGGGGCAGGCCGCAAGATGGGCTTGAGCTTACCAACGCGGGTTCGCGTGGGCTAAAGCGGATCGCCGCCCGGCCCACCCTGCAACTGCGCGGCTTTTGCCCATGGCAGATAAATGCTTAGCCAGCTAACATAGGTCGTCAGACAACCTGCTGGTGTCGCCATGCTCGCCGTCGCTGCACAAACCCTTGCCATCACCGCGCCCGTGTTCGCCATGCTGTTTCTCGGCGTGGCACTCAAACGCCTGCGCTGGATCGATACGCCCTTCATCGATACCGCTTCGAGCCTGGTGTTTCGCGGCACCATGCCGACCCTGCTGTTTCTCGGTGTGGTCAAGGCGGACCTGGATGCGGCCATGCAGCCGCAACTGCTGTCCTACTTCTTCCTGGCCACCGTGGCGTCGTTCTTCGTCGCCTGGGCCTGGGCGATCTGGCGGGTGCCGTTCGAGGATCGTGGCATCTACACCCAGGGCGCCTTCCGCGGTAACAACGGTATCGTCGGCCTGGCACTGGCCACCAGCATGTACGGTGACTACGGCCTGTCGGTCGGCTCGTTGCTCGCCGCACTGGTGATCCTTTGCTACAACGCGCTCTCGGCGGTGGTTCTGGCCATCTACAGCCCGGGCGTGAAACCCGGTGCCAAGGCCATCGCGCGCAGCATCGTGACCAACCCGATGATCATTGGCGTGCTGCTGGCGGTACCGATTGCCTACTGGAAAATTCCGCTGCCGCAGTGGTTCCTGACCTCGGCCGAGTACTTCGCGCAGATGACCCTGCCGCTGGCGCTGATCTGCATTGGCGGCACCCTGAGCCTGGCGTCGTTGCGCCGCAGCAGCGGCACGGCCATCGGCTCAGGCATGATGAAGATGGTCTGGCTGCCGCTGCTGAGCACCTTCGGCGCCTGGCTGTTCGGCTTTCGCGGGGCGGATCTGGCGATCCTGTTTCTCTATTTCGCCAGCCCGACGGCGGCGGCCAGCTTCGTCATGGCCCGCGCGGTGGGCGCCAACCATGAGCTGGCGGCAGCCATCATCGTCATCACCACCCTGGCGGCGGTGGTCACCACCAACATTGGCCTGCTGTTGCTGCAGTGGGGTGGCTGGATCTAGCAGGCTGTTGAAAAACTACCTGCGTTGCCATTGCTGCGTTAAAAACAGGCTCAAAATGCTCATTTACAACTCGTAAACTCCGCTTTTTCGCCTGTTTTTGCCTTGCACTGGCTGCCTCGCCTACGTTTTTCAGCGGCCTGCTAGCTGGGTTCGGTTTGCCGGCGATTAACGGATCGCCGGCAAGCCAGCTCCTACGAGGCGTTGCCCTGGTACTCGTCGATCACTTCCTGTGCCGCGCGGAAGGCGTCGATGCTGGCCGGCACGCCGGCATACACCGCACAGTGCAGCAGGGTTTCGCGGATTTCTTCGACGGTGCAGCCGTTGTTCAGCGCGCCGCGCACGTGGCCCTTGAGTTCCTGCGGGCATTTCAGCGCGGTCAACGCGGCCAGGGTGATCAGGCTGCGGGTCGCGCGCGGCAGGCCGCTGCGCGTCCACACGCCGCCCCAGGCATGCTCGTTGACGAAATCCTGCAGCGGCTGGGTGAACTCGCTGGCGTTGCCCAGGGCGCGGTCGACGAACGCGTCGCCCATCACCTCACGACGCACCTGCACGCCACGATCATGGTTGTCGCTCATGCTCACACCTGTTCGTCGCGTTGTCTGTGCCAGGCACGCCCGGCGATGATCACCAGGGTGATGGCGGTAAGCGGCAGTGCGTAGCCGATCATCGCGTCACCGAAGGTCTGAGCCAGCGGTCGGCCCGTGCTGAACATCACCAGATACAGGGTGTAGGCCACGTAGTAGCCCAGGAACAGCAAGCCCTCCCAGCGATTGATGCGATAACCGCTGAAGAAGATCGGCAGGCAGGCGATGGCTACAGCGATCATCACCGGGAAATCGAAGGCCAGGGCGTTGGGCGATACTGCGACGGCGGCTGGCGCAACCATCGAGGCTAGGCCCAACACGCAGAGCAGGTTGAAGATGTTGCTGCCGACGATATTGCCCACGGCGATATCGCGTTCGCCTTTGATGGCAGCCAGGATCGAAGTGGCCAATTCCGGCAGCGACGTGCCGACAGCGACAACCGTCAAGCCGATGACCAGTTCCGAAATCCCCAGCGCTCGTGCAAGCGTCACGGCGCCTTCGACGAGGAAGTTGGAACCCACCACCAGCAGCACCAGACCAGCGATGATAAGGCCGAGGTTGATCGCCCAGGCATAGGGCTTGGGCGCCTCGTCGAGACCGAATTCCTTGGCGAACTCGTCATCGTCGCCACCCTTGTCCTTGCGCGCGCTGTAGATCAGGAAACCGGTGTAAGCCAGCACGCCGGCGAACAGCAAGGCTCCATCGAAACGGCTCAGTTCACCATCCCAGGCCAGGCCGAAGGTGAGCAGGCTGGCGCCGATCATGATCGGCACGTCGAGGCGAATGAGCTGGCGCGAGACGATCAGCGGCGCGATCAGCGCGGTCAGGCCGAGAATCAGCAGGACGTTGGCGATGTTGCTGCCGACCACGTTGCCGATCGCCAGGTCGCCACTGCCATCCAGTGCCGCTTGCACGCTCACCGCGGTTTCCGGCGCGCTGGTGCCGAAGGCCACCACGGTCAGGCCGATTACCAGTGGCGGAATGCCGAACTGTGCGGCCAGCTTGGCGGCGCCACGTACCAATACCTCGGCGCCGGCAACCAGCAGCACCAGGCCGGCGATCAGGTAGACATAGGTCATCAGGGTCATTGCAGGGTAGCTCCGAAAAAAGTGCGGCTAGTGTAGCGACGGCATTATTGGCCGCCAGGGGCGGCAGAAAGATTTTGTTGCCAATTGTTCCTCAGTCCAGCGTCTCGACCCTGACCGGCACCACGCCTGCGCGCAGCATGTCGAGGCGCACGGCAGCGGCGCGGGAAACGTCGATAACGCGACCGCGCACGAAGGGGCCGCGGTCGTTGATGCGCAGCACCACGCTGCGCTCGTTGTTCAGGTTGGTTACCCGTACCCGCGTGCCGAACGGCAGGGTGCGATGAGCAGCGGTCAGCGCGTTCTGATCGAAGCGTTCGCCGCTGGCGGTGCGCTGGCCGTGGTGGCGGTCACCGTAATAGGAGGCCTTGCCGGTTTCGCTGCTGCCTGAGCCGCCGCCGAAGGTAGAGCAGCCGCCGAGCAGGGCGAGTGCACCTAGCAGTGCCCATGTCTGTAGCCCGGATGCAATCCGGGGCAGTGAAGGTTCCCGGATTGCATCCGGGCTACGCATCGTCATATTCGCGGTCTCCATGAAAAACGCCGGGCGAGCCCGGCGTCATTGCAGCTAGCGTGAGCGAGCCGGCCTGGCTCAGCCTTCGAGCTTCTTCTTCAGCAGTTCGTTCACTTGTCCCGGGTTGGCCTTGCCCTTGGAGGCTTTCATGGCCTGGCCGACGAAGAAACCGAACATCTTGCCGCGCTTGGCTTCGTCGCTGGCGCGGTATTGCTCGACCTGCTCGGCGTTGGCGGCCAGCACTTCATCGAGCATGGCTTCGATGGCGCCGGAGTCGGTAACCTGTTTGAGGCCCTTGTTCTCGATGATCTCGTCAGCGCTGGCACCTTCGCCGGCGGCCAGGGCTTCGAAGACCATCTTGGCGATCTTGCCGCTGATGGTGTTGTCCTTGATGCGCAGGATCATGCCGCCCAGTTGTTCGGCAGACACTGGCGACTGCTCGATCTCCAGGCCTTCCTTGTTGAGCAGGCTGGACAGCTCGCCCATCACCCAGTTGGCCGACAGCTTGGCATCGCCGCAGGTCTTCTCCACCGCCTCGAAGTAATCGGCCAGTTCGCGGCTGGCAGACAGTACGCTGGCGTCGTAGGTGGACAGGCCGAACTGGCTTTCGAAACGCTCGCGCTTCTGCGGCGGCAGCTCGGGCAGGCCGGCACGCAGTTTGTCGAGGAAGCTGCGCTGGATCACCACCGGCAGCAGGTCCGGGCAGGGGAAGTAACGGTAGTCGTTGGCTTCTTCCTTGCTGCGCATGGAGCGGGTCTGATCCTTGTTCGGATCGTACAGGCGGGTTTCCTGCACCACCTTGCCGCCGTCTTCGATCAACTCGATCTGGCGCTGCACTTCGTGGTTGATGGCCTTCTCGATGAAGCGGAAGGAGTTGACGTTCTTGATCTCGGCGCGGGTGCCGAACTCGGCCTGGCCTTTCGGGCGCACCGACACGTTGCAGTCGCAGCGCAGCGAGCCTTCGGCCATGTTGCCGTCGCAGATGCCCAGATAACGGACGAGTGCGTGAATGGCCTTCACATAGGCCACGGCTTCCTTGGCCGAACGGATGTCCGGCTCGGAAACGATCTCC
This region includes:
- a CDS encoding ATP-binding protein, translating into MLEPVQLLSASRQNLWRLTLIRILVLAAQAGSVGLAYKSGMLPLPWLQLSVTLGISLLLCLGTALRLRGPWPVTEVEYAVQLACDLIIHSVLLYYSGGSTNPFVSYYLVPLTIAAATLPWMFTIVLAGLALAGYTLLLVWTHPLELPAARESLLVYGMWLSFALSAALITFFVAKMAEELRRQDELRAERREESLRDQQLLAVATQAAGAAHELGTPLGTMSVLLKELRQEYRDKPALQDDLALLQEQVKLCKYTLQQLVRAAENDRRQAVVEQSCVEWLETTLNRWHLMRPEASYRYQCLGRGTPPRIMPPADLTQALLNLLNNAADACPDKLDIRLDWDHQWLRLSIRDHGAGVPLAIAEQLGRPFFTTKGKGFGLGLFLSQASVTRAGGTVKLYNHEEGGTLTELKLPRAYGVA
- a CDS encoding response regulator transcription factor, with product MSDESLFEGEEQPHLLLVDDDPTFTRVMARAMSRRGLRVSTASSAEEGLALAKDDLPDYAVVDLKMEGDSGLVLLPKLLELDAEMRVVILTGYSSIATAVEAIKRGAANYLCKPADADDVLTALLSEHADLDSLVPENPMSVDRLQWEHIQRVLAEHEGNISATARALGMHRRTLQRKLQKRPVRR
- a CDS encoding AEC family transporter translates to MLAVAAQTLAITAPVFAMLFLGVALKRLRWIDTPFIDTASSLVFRGTMPTLLFLGVVKADLDAAMQPQLLSYFFLATVASFFVAWAWAIWRVPFEDRGIYTQGAFRGNNGIVGLALATSMYGDYGLSVGSLLAALVILCYNALSAVVLAIYSPGVKPGAKAIARSIVTNPMIIGVLLAVPIAYWKIPLPQWFLTSAEYFAQMTLPLALICIGGTLSLASLRRSSGTAIGSGMMKMVWLPLLSTFGAWLFGFRGADLAILFLYFASPTAAASFVMARAVGANHELAAAIIVITTLAAVVTTNIGLLLLQWGGWI
- a CDS encoding carboxymuconolactone decarboxylase family protein; translation: MSDNHDRGVQVRREVMGDAFVDRALGNASEFTQPLQDFVNEHAWGGVWTRSGLPRATRSLITLAALTALKCPQELKGHVRGALNNGCTVEEIRETLLHCAVYAGVPASIDAFRAAQEVIDEYQGNAS
- a CDS encoding calcium/sodium antiporter, with product MTLMTYVYLIAGLVLLVAGAEVLVRGAAKLAAQFGIPPLVIGLTVVAFGTSAPETAVSVQAALDGSGDLAIGNVVGSNIANVLLILGLTALIAPLIVSRQLIRLDVPIMIGASLLTFGLAWDGELSRFDGALLFAGVLAYTGFLIYSARKDKGGDDDEFAKEFGLDEAPKPYAWAINLGLIIAGLVLLVVGSNFLVEGAVTLARALGISELVIGLTVVAVGTSLPELATSILAAIKGERDIAVGNIVGSNIFNLLCVLGLASMVAPAAVAVSPNALAFDFPVMIAVAIACLPIFFSGYRINRWEGLLFLGYYVAYTLYLVMFSTGRPLAQTFGDAMIGYALPLTAITLVIIAGRAWHRQRDEQV
- a CDS encoding septal ring lytic transglycosylase RlpA family protein — protein: MTMRSPDAIREPSLPRIASGLQTWALLGALALLGGCSTFGGGSGSSETGKASYYGDRHHGQRTASGERFDQNALTAAHRTLPFGTRVRVTNLNNERSVVLRINDRGPFVRGRVIDVSRAAAVRLDMLRAGVVPVRVETLD
- the gatB gene encoding Asp-tRNA(Asn)/Glu-tRNA(Gln) amidotransferase subunit GatB, coding for MQWETVIGLEIHAQLSTQSKIFSASATTFGAEPNTQASLVDLGMPGTLPVLNAEAVRMACQFGLAIDAEIAERNVFARKNYFYPDLPKGYQTSQMDHPIVGKGFLDITLEDGTVKRIGITRAHLEEDAGKSLHEDFHGMSGIDLNRAGTPLLEIVSEPDIRSAKEAVAYVKAIHALVRYLGICDGNMAEGSLRCDCNVSVRPKGQAEFGTRAEIKNVNSFRFIEKAINHEVQRQIELIEDGGKVVQETRLYDPNKDQTRSMRSKEEANDYRYFPCPDLLPVVIQRSFLDKLRAGLPELPPQKRERFESQFGLSTYDASVLSASRELADYFEAVEKTCGDAKLSANWVMGELSSLLNKEGLEIEQSPVSAEQLGGMILRIKDNTISGKIAKMVFEALAAGEGASADEIIENKGLKQVTDSGAIEAMLDEVLAANAEQVEQYRASDEAKRGKMFGFFVGQAMKASKGKANPGQVNELLKKKLEG